Sequence from the Gracilinanus agilis isolate LMUSP501 chromosome 6, AgileGrace, whole genome shotgun sequence genome:
ACTGTAATATtgttgaatgtctaaccaaagtaaagcagcttggagttaggaacttttagttctggctctgctcagATTCAAGACCCAAGCCCCAAGACCAACCCAGAACTAAAGACCATCCAGCAGAGTGGCTTGCCTTCCCTCTTATCCCaaggctccaactgcctttaactgtcccctttcttagagttctggggggcctatggaattctgtgctgtaaCCTGAATCCCCCTCTGCAATACAGATCTCACACTTAATATTAATGACACTTTATTGTTGTTCAtgctcttgtttttatttattgtttttatttttattaatttatttgcttgttgGTTGCATtaaattttccctcttccctccctcccatcatAGGAGGCAATacctgactttaaaaaaatgtaaaataaattatgtcttttcgttttttatcttttctttctctggaaggagACAcagattattcttcaaatatgaattctgtaactatatataatgttctcttggtccaactcattttgctcttcataatttacTATAGGTAATTcccaacttttaaaattaatctgctctttatttcttatgatgcaatagcTTTGCAACATAAtaatttaccacaacttgttcatccattctccaactgatggacttcacccttgtttccagttctttgccaccacaaagagacctgctataaatgttttagaacaaATAGGtgttcattgctttttttttttactctttccctgatccccttgggaaacagatccaacAGTGGTATTACTGGGAATAATGGGCTCTTTTCAAGAGATACCTACTCTCCTACAATTTAGGATTATAGCATAACTATAATTCCTATGAAATAATGCTCATAGACAAAAAAAGATACTTCTCAAGTAGTTATTGAATAGTGTTTCCTTTATAGCACCTAGACAattacacttttttaaaaaaatctctattccTAGTTCATTCTCTGCTTTACACAAGACTTTATTTTGGTACCTAAGTTTACAATAGGTAGTCAATGTAAAAAACATTACAAATtagttttaacttttaaaaattgaaatggaTCACTATGAGTTTCAGGTTACATAAAGTTTTCCTTTAAATCAGGACGTCATCTTCATGAAAAGCTTCTTCAGGGCTTCTTTCACATCCTTATTCCTCAGGCTGTAGATCATGGGGTTCAACATGGGGAAAACCAcagtgtaaaatgaggagacaatTTTGTCACGATTTAGAGAATAACTAGAACTTGGGCGAGAATAAATGTAGAGAATAGAGCCATAGTATAAGGTAACAGAAATCAAGTGAGAGGAACAGGTAGAAAAGGCTTTTTGTCGGCCCTGGGTGGAGCGTATCTTCAAGATAGCAGAAATGATGAAGATATATGAAGCCAGGATGAATACAGTGGGTGTAATGACATTCGAAGCcaagaggaaataaagcaaaatgtGGTAACTGTCCTTCACATCACATGCCAGCTTCACAAGGGGTGGTAGATCACAGAAGAAATCATCAATCACATTATCCCCACAGAAAGTCATGATGAATGTTTCATGTGTAATGATGGCACAGTTAGTGAAGGCTCCAAGATATGAAGCTGCCACAAGACCTACGCAGACCCTTGGGGACATGGCCTGGGCATAGAGTAATGGGTTGGAGATGGCCATGTAACGATCATATGCCATGGCAGCCAACAGGTAGCATTCACTATATGCCAGTCCACCCGAGAAGAAGAACTGAGCCACACACCCAGCAAAGGAGATGCTCTTGTCCTCAGACACACAAGTCACCATGATTTTGGGGGTATAAACAGTGGAATACCAGAAATCCAGAAAAGACAGGTTCCCAATGAAGAAATACATGGGGGTGTGCAGCTGGGAGTCTGTACAGATTAAGACCAACAGAGTGATGTTTCCCACCACTGTCACAGAGTATACCATAAGGAAAAACACAAAGAGCACCAGCTGCATTGCAGGGTCCTGGGTGAAACCCACCAGGATGAACTCAGTCACAGTATGATTAAACTTTTCCATTATTTCAGCTTATCTTGTCTATGTTTGATGTGAAGTAACTATCAGTAAGCATTTCAGAAGTGCAATGACCTGTATGgcttgggaaaaaaatgaaaatccagAGTTGATCACTAGATAATTCAACATCTGCATAGTGATGAACACTTTTTACTTCTATGTctcaattcaattatttttatttatccattcaaatACTTTATTTATTGAGTGTTTACCATGTGCTAGACCTATAGAAGGCTATGGGGTTATAAAGATAAGAACAAAACAGTCACTAATTTCAAGACTTTTAAATGCTAATATCTGCCATGAAATCTGCAATCATCATATAAATCAATCAACTGGTATAATTAAGCATTTCCTATGTTAATCAttaggccagtgatggacaaactctttaaagagggggccaaaggaaaggaaatgctcatctgtcagtctgtttctaaagcaactctttcaaagtttcattgtattgtatcctactcattgtattcatgaGATTAGGAAGAATGTTCCCCCAGCTGGacaaaacatttcagggggccacatctggcctgcaggctgtagtttgcccatcactgttctaggcaaTTTGCCAGATagacactgagaatacaaaggaataaatgaaaatttgatGATGAGGAATAGATTATCTGCATACATAAGTAGATATGTAGGTATATGTATGAgatgtataataaaaatatgcataaaatacatacaaGCTAAATATAAGTTAATATGTGGGGATCACATAGGAACTTGGGGGCACAGATAGAAGGTTTTGATTGTATTGAGTTGTAATAGAAATTAGGGATTTTGTGAAATAGAAGAGTGGAAGCTATAGAAGGGCGATCTGTGGAAAGGTAGGCATATAGGTGATGTGGATTCATacaattctaattattaagaCAGTATGGCAGGAAAAATATTGGGGAAAATACGAAGGAAACTTGACAAGATAGGTTAAAAAGGTTTGGGAAGAGGCCAGTCAGAAGAGTTTGAGTTGTTCATGGAGCTCATAGGAAGCAactaaagtgttttgttttgttttgttttaacagaAAAGAGAACTAGTAATTCCTGTCGAATCATATCAAGTTAGCAATCCTATATGCTGAGTATTTTGCTAAATACTGACAATattgaaaaaattcaaaaagacaTCGTCTACTCCCTTGCTCTGAAGAATCTCATGGTCAAATAAATgatagaatattaaaatatgtacatatgtatgtctatataaaaAAGAGAGCTATAGATGACATAAAcatgtttgtacatatttatggTAATAGAAGATTTCACATCAGCATTGATGAAAATAAGATCCACACTCATAAAATCTTAGATCCTtgaagaacaaaaataagaaagaaccATTCATTCATAGAATAATTATGATTGTCCTTTTCATATTGAGTCCATAGTTCACTTAAACCTCCCAATTCCTATTTTTGAGTACTTGGATCCCATTGGAAAATCAAGGTCTTATAAAGGTAGTGAATGAAGAAACTAATTTGTGCTtcaaagatttagagttgaaaagctTCTAAAAGTTAACTAGTATTCATAGACCAGAGTTCAAAACAGGTCTCagactgctgctactactactactacttgataacaataatagctatatgaccatgatcaagtcacttaacctctgtgtgactcaatttcctcagctgtgaaGTGTCAATAATGATAACATCTGCCTCCCAATATATTTGTGAGGAATTAAATCAGAtaatgttttcaaagcacttagcacagtgcctggtccacTGTGACTACTTATTGTTcgattccttccctcctttctagatcctagtttccttatttgtaaaatgaggtaatagaTCCAAATAATCACTATTGTCCCTTCTAGATGTAAATATCTGAGTCTCTGAGCCTATTACCATATGACAGTATGTTCATACTTAAGTTATCCATACTTTCTCTGCTCTAATCTATTGTCCTTGAAGCTACTAGCTGAATAAATCTTGGAGGAgttgtggcaaaatcgggacactgaTACATTGCTGAATCCTCTTAAATTCCTCTCTTTTAATGTCCATTTCAATGCCATTTCTATATGTGATCTCCTCTCATCCTCTCAGTAGTAAAGACTATCCTATTAGACCACATTAACGTTGTATTTTGTAAAATCAaacattttaattcatatttttttctgtacaCATCTTAGCTTTGTTGCTTGACTTCTTGAATGCAAAGGTGTAGCTAACCTTCTCTCTCCCAGTTCTGAGCATCAAAAtagttgaaaaaattattttctgcacTGTGTTTATTGTCTTTTGTAGAAGAGTCATTGAAACAATAATAAGCACCTTGGAATAGTGAATTGAGGAATCATCATGAACTCAGAAAACCTGCATTCAAGTCCTACATTTTACTCATAGTAGTTTTATATAACTGTAGACAAGTGATTTTACTTTTTAGTTACCTATGAAATTTTTAAGCATCCTAACTGCATCAATGGAAAGCACGTGCTGTTCTATGTTCcttattttaatgaaatgataTGTCTAGACCCACTTACccacaattaaaaatatattatgttaaaCAGCTTAAGGAAGATGATGAGCAATCATAAATTAAGCCAACAAACTGTTTTGCTTGCTCAAAACTGTCTCAAAACTCAAACACCTCACCTTGATCTACTTCACAGATAAATGAGACAACCTGATctgatggaaagagaaagaaaacaggaagCAAGATAGATGTGCTGTAGTCCTTGTCCGGCTTTAGATTGTTATCTGACTTTGGGTggatctcttttcctttctaggCATCCATATcctcataaataaaattataatattggaATAGATTGCCCTATCCTTTAATGTATTAAGTTCCTCTCAATTTTCTACTCTACATCCTAAATACCTAATTATCTAGAAAATTTAGGTTCCCTTCATCTCTAACATTTTGTTAGCAATGTGCCTTAAGGTCTAACATTACAAATTTTAGCTTCTCAAAATCCTTCTGGCTTTGTCATTTTTTGTCCTAAAATTAATTCTTTGTcaaatattcaatattatattatgGTTGGCATCTTGATCATAATATGTTTATCAAATATGTTAATTATCTCACTGGATTATAATATCCTTTTATTAGCTCAGGTTCCATTAAAATGTATAAGATTATttgacttaaaaaatgtttaaagcatgttttcaatcttttccatttttctttttgttttgattttctcactttctctgcTGTGCTTTCTCAGAACTACCAGTGGGAAGTCAGTTATCTCTTCTCTCCATTAATTGTTGTCAGCTATTAATTTTCTCTGTTTAGGCTATGTATTGGGGAACCAAATAATTGGAATTGCATTTCAAACAGATATGTTTGCCTCTGAGTCAAAGTAGTTTCATGTGTCAGTTTTAAGGTGGATCAGAATTTATAGgattcttctctcctccctctacgCATTTTCTGATTTCTGGAATAAGTTCGTGTTAACATGCTACAGCTCAGGTCTCAGGGAATATAGGAGGTAGCTGCACGATTTTATTCAGTGGAAGCCTTTCTACTTTACCCCTTGTTAGCACTGTGTCCTTGTATATGTCACTTAATAAACTCCCTACATCCCAATCCCAAAATTATGTGCCCAAAGTGGATattttctaagatccttttcaacATTATCTAAAACTTAAATCCCAATGAGTTTAATGTCTTAATGTAAAAGAAATTACTCAATGGTGGGATGTCACGCTTTGTAGCAGCATGGTATGTGAGCAAGTTGGACTCAGAGAGACCTTTCCTAGACCCCTACATCCATCATGCAGGCAGCTACCTGCTTCACTTACTCAGACCATTAATACCACTATGAGAAAACCTTGAATCATACAACTTACCAATACTTCCAGAACCACCGTCATCCCAAAGAAGCCCAAGTCAGTTAATCTTGGAGTCTTTTCTATCTGCTGTGGATTCCCCAGGGTATACAGTCATGTTCGGCTCTCATGGCCTAGGAGATTTCTCTCAGAGTGATTAATTGTACAAGGGGATCATGAACCACTCTAAGGAATCATTCTCTCCAAAATTGGTCTCcccataaaatcataaaaattcaaaataaattaactCTTTTACTTTACAATCCAATAAATGTGGTAATTCTGGGATGGGAGAATAGATTCTCTGTGGCCTAAAGGAATTCATAAAACTCAAAGTGCTGTCACCCCCTACACAGTTATTTCTCCAAGTAACAACCATGGAAAAGGGACATTGAAAAAGTGAACAATTTCACCTCTTCAAGATTCTTTGGGCATCTCTTGATTTTATAATTACTCAaacatgaataaaacaaaattctttccTGTGATGGTTTCCATTTCTATGCTGCTGAGAAGCAATGTttgttgccttagaaagagaacTAAACTTAAGACAcataggacctgagttcaaatgatgATTCTACattttattacctgtgtgacttttggTCATTTGCTCAAACTCTGTCTTGATTttgtcatccataaaatgaaggaattggccTGAGTGGGCTATTAAGCCCCTTCAGACTCAACATCTATAATACTACAATTCTTCACTTTCAGCTCAATAAGAAGCACCAATTTTAAGCCCCTATTTTGTATGTTAGGTACTGAGATTATGGACACAAAAATAAAGCAGGAGATAccctcaagaggcttacattctaatggcagGTTACAACATGTAtaccaataaataaatacaatgaacATACAACGTAttgtaaaataagtaaataatctcaaaaggaaaaaaaattcccttggGCCCAAGAAGGTTAAAtcacttgaccaaggtcataaaGGCAAAATAGTAAATCTCCCATTGAAATGCAAGTACTTGGTGCAACAACATCTTAATTTCCACAAGATCAGAACTTTGTGACCCCAAAGCCCACTGGAAATGTCTCATGTAGATGGTGGCACTTGTGCTTGAAGTTAGTGAGGGGTTATAGGAGATAGAGATAAAGGGGAAATAAATTCCAAATACATATGTATCTTGGGGATGGGGTGTGAGTCTTTGCAAAGGCATAAAGACAAGGAGATGGAAAGCCTGGTTTATGTATGAGAAACAGCTATCCTTAAATCCCTATGGAAATCATTTTATCTCtataaatctcagtttcttcatctataaaatggggaaaataatagtattATTTCCTATAATCATTGTGAATGCTCAGACTATATGATGTAGTTAAAGAATGTCGAAATTTCaaaaagttatataaatgttagttgttattactGTTTAACATCTTTAATAGAAAATATGAGAATGATGAGAAGTGATCTAAGAGATGATACAAGCCAATCTCTCTCTAGGTAGACACACCACCACTCAATTCTCCTCTTGTTTGAGGACGGACCATGATATACAGGAAAGTTGAAAACTCTCATATAAAAAACAGGAAACCTGAGAGCCAGAGAGAATATTCTTTGGTTCTCTATTtcaccaaagtcacataggtaacaAGGATCAgagatggaaattaaaataaataaaacttgtaGTCTTTTCATACGTACACAATGCCAAATGGTAGAGGCATCCtacatgtatgtatttgtatggATGTGCACATGTAGTTAAGAAGAAAGATATGGAATTAGTGTATACACATAAGAGCAGGATGGAGGAAAAGGGAATCAGAAAGTACTCAAAGAGATGGGGAGAAAATCTGGAAGAAGCTACAGTCATGGCTAGTTGAGGATGTAATGTAGTTATGTTCTCTCATTCTCTTAAATATCTCATTGAAGGTCTTCAAGAatgcctataattatcactttcagttagagcagtgattcccaaagtgggcactatttccccctggtgggtgctgcagtgatccaagggagcagtgatggccaaaggtgcatttatctttcctattaattgctatcaaaattgaaaaaaaattaatttccaggtggctaagtattatttttttctggaaagagggcggtaggccaaaatagtttgggaaccactgagttagaGTATGGAGTAGATCTTGACATGAGCTTGCACTTGAGAACCCTTTCAACTGTAAAATTCTGATGATTTGACTTGTTTGAGTGAATATATGCATGTATCCATGAATGAATAGAGGATACCCTGATCCAAGAGGTTCTAACTAAACCACCCCCTTTTCTAAGAACCCTGAAAAAGGTTGTCTTCTGGTCTTCTAGTTGCCTACTATTACTCTGGCTCTCTAGAAAATTCCATCTAACTAACTACCTAAGCTAATAATCGTCCCGGATAACATTtggttagattttatagtctttCAGAGTAGTTAGGCTGATACCGTTATTTCAGGAATCAACCCTCTTCAGGTTAAGTCCAAGATGACTTCAGGACTGTCCCACAGGCGGTTTACTGGCTGGACAGCAGAGATCTTCACAGCAGTTGGGAACACTCTGTTAGGACACTGGACCATGAGTGGATCACAGGTAGGCAGGATGCATCCAAACAGGACAGCAGTATAGATAGTTTGGGCTTCAAGGGGATAGCAAACCAAACCCCTCCTAGGCTTGTAGAAATCCTAAGCAGGAGGAAGTTCTTAGCTTCAGGGTATTCCCCCAACAGGAAGTCCAAAAGCCCCTTGACAGCTCTCTGTgtcctattttatatt
This genomic interval carries:
- the LOC123252674 gene encoding olfactory receptor 1013-like, whose protein sequence is MEKFNHTVTEFILVGFTQDPAMQLVLFVFFLMVYSVTVVGNITLLVLICTDSQLHTPMYFFIGNLSFLDFWYSTVYTPKIMVTCVSEDKSISFAGCVAQFFFSGGLAYSECYLLAAMAYDRYMAISNPLLYAQAMSPRVCVGLVAASYLGAFTNCAIITHETFIMTFCGDNVIDDFFCDLPPLVKLACDVKDSYHILLYFLLASNVITPTVFILASYIFIISAILKIRSTQGRQKAFSTCSSHLISVTLYYGSILYIYSRPSSSYSLNRDKIVSSFYTVVFPMLNPMIYSLRNKDVKEALKKLFMKMTS